Proteins from a single region of Clupea harengus chromosome 5, Ch_v2.0.2, whole genome shotgun sequence:
- the tp53rk gene encoding EKC/KEOPS complex subunit TP53RK, whose amino-acid sequence MALDSNRAKMPYLNKCSLIKQGAEARVYRGIFLGKPTIIKERFPKLYRHAVLDEKLTHRRTVQEVRSILRCRKAGISTPVVYFVDYTSHCIFLEDLVGSITVRDHIASSQESGQDPVCLSSLAEEMGKILAKMHDEDVVHGDLTTSNMLLRQGSEDAKPDLVLIDFGLSFTSALPEDKGVDLYVLEKAFLSTHPNTEQLFQRLLKSYTHASKKAPAVIKKLDEVRLRGRKRSMVG is encoded by the exons ATGGCGTTAGATAGCAACAGAGCTAAAATGCCATACCTTAACAAGTGCAGTTTGATTAAACAAGGCGCTGAAGCCAGGGTTTATCGTGGTATATTTTTGGGTAAGCCTACTATCATTAAAGAACGATTCCCGAAGCTCTATCGCCATGCAGTCTTAGATGAAAAGCTCACGCACCGTAGAACAGTTCAGGAGGTACGGTCGATCCTACGCTGCAGAAAAGCAG GTATCAGCACCCCGGTTGTTTACTTTGTGGACTACACCTCCCACTGCATCTTCTTGGAAGACCTTGTAGGTTCCATCACCGTAAGGGACCACATAGCCTCCAGCCAAGAGTCAGGTCAGGACCCAGTGTGCCTGAGCTCCTTAGCCGAGGAAATGGGCAAGATCCTTGCTAAAATGCACGACGAGGACGTTGTTCATGGTGACCTAACCACGTCTAACATGCTGCTACGACAAGGGTCGGAAGACGCCAAACCTGACCTGGTCCTGATTGATTTCGGGCTGAGCTTCACCTCAGCTTTGCCAGAGGATAAAGGAGTGGACTTGTATGTGCTGGAAAAGGCTTTCTTAAGCACGCACCCCAACACTGAACAGCTTTTTCAAAGGCTCCTGAAAAGCTACACTCATGCTTCCAAAAAGGCCCCCGCTGTCATCAAAAAACTGGATGAGGTGCGCCTCAGAGGGAGGAAGCGGTCTATGGTTGGCTAA
- the lsm3 gene encoding snRNA-associated Sm-like protein LSm3, producing the protein MLGKQASMADEVEQQQTTNTVEEPLDLIRLSLDERIYVKMRNDRELRGRLHAYDQHLNMILGDVEETVTTVEIDEETYEEIYKSTKRNIPMLFVRGDGVVLVAPPLRVG; encoded by the exons ATGCTGGGTAAGCAGGCAAGCATGGCGGACGAAGTTGAGCAG CAACAAACGACAAACACAGTCGAAGAACCCCTTGACCTTATCCGACTTAGTTTGGATGAGAGGATCTACGTGAAGATGCGGAATGACCGCGAACTGCGGGGGAGATTACAT GCTTATGACCAGCATTTGAATATGATCCTCGGGGATGTGGAAGAGACGGTAACAACAGTGGAGATTGACGAGGAGACGTATGAAGAAATTTACAAG TCCACAAAAAGGAACATTCCGATGCTGTTTGTGCGTGGCGATGGCGTGGTCCTCGTTGCTCCGCCCCTCAGAGTGGGATAA
- the zgc:171566 gene encoding zgc:171566: protein MCPPVFVYAVLAAYLCGQLVPTTCSLVLNYRPIIGILAQENRDNDLHAQGSSYIAASYVKYIEGAGARVVPIRINQTTEQYVKIFRSINGLLLPGGDVDLQKSEFSRAAKIFYDLAIKANDASDYFPVWGTCQGLQQLTVLTSNKNLLTLTNTKAVALPLSFTQGAQNSRLFKNVPKDLLQSLAVENITSNFHSWSLSLQNYSRNAKLKRFYKVLTTNSDGRKEFVSTMEAYRYPFYAVQWHPEKSPFEWIDKPGMIHSVSAIRASFYTSSFFVHEAMKSQHRFPSPSEEKEALIYNYSPVFCGLDSIFIQNYYFD from the exons ATGTGTCCTCCGGTATTTGTCTATGCGGTCCTGGCCGCGTACCTTTGCGGCCAGCTTGTCCCAACAACGTGTAGCCTTGTCCTAAATTACAGACCGATTATCG GTATATTGGCTCAGGAGAATCGAGACAACGACCTACATGCCCAAGGATCATCCTATATTGCCGCCTCATACGTGAAGTATATTGAAGGAGCAGGAGCAAGAGTTGTCCCTATCAG AATAAACCAAACAACTGAGCAGTATGTGAAAATATTCCGCTCAATAAATGG ATTACTGTTGCCGGGCGGAGATGTGGACCTACAAAAGTCAGAGTTCAGTAGAGCAGCCAAGATTTTCTATGATCTGGCAATAAAG GCCAATGATGCTTCAGATTATTTCCCTGTATGGGGGACTTGTCAGGGCTTGCAGCAGCTTACTGTTCTGACCAGCAATAAGAACCTTCTCACCCTGACCAACACCAAAGCTGtggctcttcccctctctttcacccaaG GAGCTCAAAACAGCAGGTTGTTCAAGAATGTTCCAAAGGACCTGTTGCAGTCTCTCGCAGTGGAGAACATCACCTCCAACTTCCACAGCTGGAGTCTCTCTCTACAG AACTACTCTCGAAATGCCAAGCTGAAGAGGTTTTACAAAGTCCTGACCACCAATTCTGATGGAAGGAAGGAGTTTGTTTCAACCATGgagg CCTACCGCTACCCGTTCTACGCAGTGCAGTGGCACCCTGAGAAGAGCCCGTTTGAGTGGATAGACAAGCCCGGCATGATCCACTCCGTCTCTGCCATCCGGGCGTCCTTCTACACCTCCAGCTTCTTCGTCCACGAAG CCATGAAAAGTCAGCATCGCTTCCCTTCACCCAGTGAGGAGAAGGAAGCCCTGATTTATAACTACTCTCCTGTCTTCTGTGGACTAGACAGCATCTTCATCCAGAACTACTACTTCGActga